The following are encoded together in the Bradysia coprophila strain Holo2 unplaced genomic scaffold, BU_Bcop_v1 contig_94, whole genome shotgun sequence genome:
- the LOC119084971 gene encoding IST1 homolog → MFSSGPNYTKLKTHLRLAVNRLKLLEKKKTELAQKARKEIADYLATGKYERAKIRVEHIIREDYLVEAMEIVEMFCDLLLARFGLLTQMKELDSGIAEQVSSLIWVAPRLQSDVEELRVIADLLTSKYGKPFAEVARTATGDHMVSVKLMHKLAIQAPPKILVEKYLIEIANIYHIDYEPDPQVMKGEVASDGMLIDLSDRNNLGGGGSGGTPQPPGFIGYPQAPALPPMPMPPMNAPFNYPNMGGGSGGGGMSSGSASAPPFNYNIPPNQEKKDLNINTDFLNEESNVHHPPAYSSVSPDDNIQMRSNLPRRPPTYSSVINNDNNNQNLNKPKPQPRSKMTNEENIFPDLPNVPMDLPDIPGSGSGGDNHPKPNNDEIDFDDLAKRFEELKKKR, encoded by the exons atgttttccagcGGACCCAattacacaaaattgaaaacccATCTGCGATTGGCAGTAAATCGCCTGAAATTGCtggagaaaaagaaaacagaatTGGCACAGAAAGCGAGAAAAGAAATCGCTGACTATCTAGCCACTGGAAAGTATGAGCGTGCAAAGATCCGGGTGGAGCACATAATTCG CGAAGATTACCTCGTCGAAGCAATGGAAATCGTTGAAATGTTCTGCGATCTATTACTCGCTCGGTTCGGTTTGCTGACACAGATGAAAGAATTGGATTCGGGCATTGCTGAGCAAGTGTCCAGTTTGATATGGGTAGCACCACGTCTCCAGTCCGATGTTGAAGAGCTGCGAG TCATAGCCGATTTGCTCACCTCAAAATATGGTAAACCGTTTGCCGAAGTCGCTCGGACGGCCACTGGCGATCATATGGTTTCGGTGAAACTAATGCATAAGCTAGCGATCCAGGCACCGCCGAAAATCCTCGTAGAGAA ATATCTGATTGAGATTGCCAACATCTATCACATCGATTACGAACCGGATCCGCAGGTCATGAAGGGTGAAGTTGCCAGTG ACGGCATGCTCATCGATCTGTCCGATCGCAATAACTTAGGAGGTGGTGGATCTGGCGGAACGCCTCAACCGCCTGGTTTCATAGGATATCCACAAGCGCCTGCATTGCCTCCGATGCCAATGCCTCCAATGAATGCACCGTTCAATTATCCGAATATGGGCGGCGGCAGTGGTGGCGGTGGTATGAGCAGTGGAAGTGCAAGTGCTCCACCATTTAACTACAACATACCACCGAATCAGGAGAAAAAGGATTTGAACATCAACACGGACTTCCTGAAC GAGGAAAGTAACGTTCATCATCCTCCAGCATATTCTTCGGTCAGTCCAGACGATAACATTCAG atGCGATCCAATTTACCGCGACGACCCCCaacatattcatctgttatcaataacgATAACAACAACCAG AATTTGAATAAACCAAAACCGCAGCCCCGTTCAAAGATGACCAACGAGGAGAATATCTTCCCGGATCTTCCCAATGTTCCAATGGACCTACCAGATATTCCCGGCAGTGGCAGTGGTGGCGATAATCATCCGAAGCCGAATAACGATGAAATCGATTTCGATGATTTGGCTAAACGGTTTGAGGAACTGAAGAAGAAGCGCTAA
- the LOC119084969 gene encoding G patch domain-containing protein 4: MNFAKNLLGKYGWKEGDGLGRDKHGITKPLKANYKFDNAGLGHNPADDLNNHWWENVYNQAATNLNVDKNDANEVKMGLNTDQSVEITTKNYSVKSNQKNADYGGSFLKSATLTNEGQEVEFAHKRVISPVIMKIVSDEELFKACGGRTAHKGARHGLKLSGKLNRIEKQEQELVEKLRSSTLEDSSQVFKDYANSKSRQNKKKLKRLNEKKPKKSRKSSNKSETITSADNSPVPCTTDTVDLNETQEDESVKKSKKSKKSRRESPDEPQSSRKKSRKNKLSIEKPDKRSKRKHKKKLKQLSKEMRVPDSREEFLKKMAIEELSISFESTKMSKKNRRNSDLDSLHSYRCNDDESQSDNDNQVEKNISSQLSKKLSKIKNKKQKVIVEDLTEFQIEHLRNAQVPFVEVKQCSRSKQRKNNAKFSKLADNLVNKMSIL; this comes from the exons ATGaattttgccaaaaatttGCTTGGCAAATATGGATGGAAAGAAG GAGATGGTCTCGGTCGCGATAAACATGGAATCACAAAGCCATTGAAAGCGAACTATAAATTCGATAATGCTGGCCTGGGACACAATCCAGCCGACGATCTGAACAATCACTGGTGGGAGAATGTGTACAACCAAGCTGCAACGAATTTAAATGTTGATAAAAACGACGCGAACGAGGTGAAGATGGGACTGAACACCGATCAGTCGGTTGAG ATAACAACGAAGAACTATTCCGTCAAGAGTAATCAAAAGAACGCCGATTACGGTGGATCGTTCCTGAAGAGTGCAACTCTGACGAACGAGGGCCAAGAAGTGGAATTTGCACACAAGCGAGTCATCAGTCCGgttattatgaaaattgtttccgacGAAGAACTATTCAAGGCTTGTGGTGGTCGCACAGCGCACAA GGGTGCACGACATGGTCTTAAACTTTCCGGCAAATTGAATCGAATTGAGAAGCAGGAACAGGAACTAGTCGAGAAACTGCGATCATCAACACTGGAAGATTCGTCACAG GTATTCAAAGACTACGCAAACTCCAAATCTCGCCAGAATAAGAAGAAGCTGAAGCGGCTGAACGAGAAGAAGCCGAAAAAGTCCAGAAAATCTTCGAATAAATCTGAAACCATCACTTCCGCTGACAATTCACCGGTGCCATGCACAACCGATACAGTCGATCTGAACGAAACGCAGGAGGATGAAAGTGTGAAGAAGTCTAAGAAATCAAAGAAATCGAGGAGGGAGTCGCCGGATGAGCCACAGTCAAGTCGTAAAAAGTCtcgcaaaaataaattgtcaatCGAAAAGCCGGACAAGCGCAGCAAACGGAAGCATAAAAAGAAGCTGAAACAATTGTCGAAGGAGATGCGGGTGCCCGATTCGCGCGAGGAATTCCTGAAGAAAATGGCCATCGAAGAATTGTCGATTTCATTTGAATCGACTAAAATGTCGAAAAAGAACCGCCGGAACAGCGATCTGGATTCGTTGCATTCGTACCGCTGCAACGATGACGAGAGTCAGTCGGATAACGACAACCAGGTGGAGAAGAACATTTCTAGTCAATTGTCGAAAAAATTGAGTAAAATTAAGAACAAGAAGCAGAAAGTGATCGTGGAGGATTTAACCGAATTCCAAATCGAGCATCTGCGGAACGCTCAGGTACCTTTCGTCGAAGTGAAGCAGTGTAGTCGTAGTAAACAACGAAAGAATAATGCGAAATTCAGTAAACTGGCGGATAATTTAGTCAATAAAATGAGCATTTTATAG